The genomic interval CTGGTCCATCAGCAGTTCGATGGCCCGCTCGGAGGTCGCCTCCGCCAGCGCCGGCACGAGGACGTGCTGGGCGGCGAAGACCCCGGTGTCGGTCAGGTTCCCGTAGAACGGCGGGGAGTCGATGATGACGTAATCGTACCCCGACAGCGTCGACAGCGCCCGGTCCAGCGTGTCCAGCGCGTGCTCGCCCCGGACCATCCCCGGCGTGACGTTGACAGCGAACTGCGAGAGCACCGCCGGGTCGACGTCGAGCCCGCGGGCGTTGATGCGGGCCATGAGGTCGGCGATGGTCAGTTCGTGTTCCGCCTGCAGCATGTCGATGTTCGAGGGGACCACGTCCATCTCCTCGTGTTCGACCACGAGGTCGGACACCACCGCGGGGTCGCCGGTGAGCGCGTCGAACAGCGTCGGCGGCTGCGCGTCGTAAGCCTCGCCGAGCCCCAGTCCCTCGGTCGCGTTGCCCTGCGGGTCCAGGTCCACGAAGAGGACGTCCCGGCCCCGGTCACTCAACGCACCGGCTACGTTGATAGCTACAGTCGTCTTGCCGGTCCCGCCCTTCGCGTTGGTCACGCAGATCCGGGCGGGGCCGGTCGTCGAGCCCCGGT from Halomicroarcula saliterrae carries:
- a CDS encoding ParA family protein, with the protein product MNRGSTTGPARICVTNAKGGTGKTTVAINVAGALSDRGRDVLFVDLDPQGNATEGLGLGEAYDAQPPTLFDALTGDPAVVSDLVVEHEEMDVVPSNIDMLQAEHELTIADLMARINARGLDVDPAVLSQFAVNVTPGMVRGEHALDTLDRALSTLSGYDYVIIDSPPFYGNLTDTGVFAAQHVLVPALAEATSERAIELLMDQMVALEQQTGITVEMLGVVANRIETTSEAKTMLKWFKAAFPDSPVWQVRKRVALQRAYTEGNSLFGVDEQCDMAEVFGDIAAEFDRKFGYNEVTA